From Bombyx mori chromosome 27, ASM3026992v2:
gatagaaCTTAAAACCATGGAAACGATTTAGCGATAGATATGTGTATGTACTTAGtatttatagcaaaaaaaatgtttaaaaaaaatgttacacgtCATATATAAACCTAGTGtataattaattgcatttattattattattttttttgtaacatatatattttgtttttttttcttgatctcAAAGCGAAGGGTCTCGCTTTAGGTAGGATGGCCGAGCtgtaaggtttatgattatttatattaatatgattatatagagtgtaaggtttctgattatttatatgattatatagagtcctgtacatattaagaattattattaaatatgaggtttatattgcaaaccattaaaatattgttaagttataaattcaacagttgacaaatgtcgtcaatagatgtcacaggctaacaaaattacatcgcggtagcgttgtgtgtaaaaatttgtataagaagtccaaagtaattatgaataaatcaaGAACCAAACGCATCAATGTAAAATTGGCAGATTAAAGCAAAGTGTGAACAAAGTTAgcctgtttaatttatatgtctgacacccaaaagtagtaatattattttgtgtgGGTAACTAATGTTAAGGTATGTAGATTTAATAAAAAGCCAGAATTGAAATAAAGGTAagtttattgattaaataaaattacttaaacttaaaataagaTACAAACTGAATCAGTCTTACACAGACAATACTTTGGAACAAATTAAAATGCACCATTGCAaaaccaccctacttattttcGGCATCCTGGGTTCCCTCGCTCTGGTCCTTGATCTCCTTGCGAACGGGACCGGTCTGTGCGATGGGCACCTTTCGCTCTCCCTTGACGGCGTCGGGTACCTTCCTCGGCGCGGTGATGGTGAGAACCCCGTCTGATGACAGTCGCGATTCCACAGTCTCAGGCGCCGCGCCTTCAGGCAGCGCGTAACGTCGGACGAACTGCCTTGAAATATACCCGTGCTCGTCTTTCTTCTCTTCGTGCTTGCCTTCCACCACGATGTACCCATCGGCAGTCTTCACCGAAATCTCTTCCGGCGAGAAGTGCTGCACGTCCAGATTGACTTGGAACTTGTCCTTGTCGGCCTTTATGCTGGAACCGAGGTCACGAGATGCAGCCGCGAGTTGTCTCCATGGTCTGAAGTAGTCTTCGGAGAGCACTGGACAGGCGACGGCAGCCAGCATGTCGTTCGGGGTTAGCGCCAATCCAAAATCTTGATCAACAAGACGACTGGGCCAGTGGTTGTGACGAACGCGGGGCCAGTCACCCAACACGAATGGTAGAAGAGACATATTTGGTTGTATTTGAATAGGTATGGTAAAACGCAGAGAAAAGTTCGCTTGAACGCTTCACAATTCGATAGCTTGACTCAAATTACTTGGTCGTTGGCAGGCGGCGCGCGTTTATATATGATTTGAGCAGTGACATCTAGTGTCGAGTAGAAAGTTCTCGAATGCTCGCGACATGACTAACGAAACAGCTGCGCGCACAGTTCTGGCACGCACACATACAAGTAAAATATACACACATATTCACAGTGCTATGTAATGTTAACAAAAAACGTCATCTTTATCGAATTTTCTTGAAATGCCGCGAAGCTCGCCGAAAGAACAGCCGAGTGCTGAGCGTGATTCGTTGTTTGTAAACAGGTGGTTATTTATGTAGATGTAGAAAATTATTATACGAAAACATGATTGTAATTACTGTAATTTTACATAGATTTTACATAGATGAGAAATATGtaatgtcattaaaaaaaaccatttgaggatgatgataataaattttcaatattgaTCTAGTTAGATTAGACAGGATAAATTGAGAGAACTAGCGATGTATTTCACTGAAAAAAATAACCcttttttagcttttaatacAATTTGTAAGATAATTTAAGgaaatatttagaaacaaaGGTCGTTTGCCAAGCAGTTTCCTAGGCGATTTATTTTCTCCACATTTAGaattgccatttttttttttatttttttttttttattcattagatgggtggacgagctcacagtccacctggtgttaagtggttactggagcccatagacatctacaacgtaaatgcgccacccatcttgatatataagttctaaggtctcaagtatagttacaacggctgccccacccttcaagccgaaacggattactgcttcatggcagaaataggcagggcggtggaacctacccgcacggactcacaagaggtcctaccactagtaaaaatttcaaTCCAATCATCGAGAAatccaattgagatttcgacctcacgaTTCAAGGTTGAGCCGATATTGACATTGTGATATGTATCtacgcaataaacaaataacatgCAGTAATCAATATTGCGCCAAGCAATGTTTGTTTTCCTTATTGATAAAATCATTGGAAACAAACAATAATGTCTGCAATAATTGTGTAAGACAAAACGTGAAACTTCTGTTCACCTTACGAGAAGTTTCTAGACATAATGAACATTGTCCACCATTTATCTTGCATGATGTCACTTTATGAACGTCTATTATCGGAGTTTTACGTGTTCTGTTTTATTAGTTACGATGGACAGGCTCACGGCcgtctgatattaagtggttaactGGGCCTATGGGCGTAGCGTGAATTCCACAACCCGTCTTGAGTAATGAGTTTGTGTTCTCTGATTGCCCTACCATTAGCAGTGGGCAACGGGTTGACTGTGCTCCTGGCATCGcagatgtccatgagcaacgtGACTGCTTATCATCGGGTggactgtatgctcgtctgcctagggGGGCGAACAGCGTTGCTACACTAGACTGACACTACATAGCACGCTTTTTATCGTATTTTTCTATTACTAAATAGTTCTAGTAACAACAATAAGTAGTACAAAATTTTCTGAGTTTAAATGTAGCTCACACGCAACCagaacgacttccacgatgttgcaaatacttttatttatttatttatattttattccacTTTATTgtttagggaaaaaaaaaacataaaattttgttagtataagaattatttataatctatgttagtaacttaaaaatctCACACATAGCTATCAGACatacattatataatattaaattatattactggtggtaggacctcttgtgagtccatgcgggtaggtaccaccgccctgcctatttctaccgtgaagcagtaatgcgtttcggtttgaaggatggggcagccgttgtaactatacttgagaccttagaacttatatctcaagatgggtggcgcatttacgttttagatgtctacaCACATGACATGATCACTACACAAGGAGGTCgctggttcgaatcccgccaagggaagatatttgtatgataaatataaaatgtcctttccagggttatggatatatatttaataaatgtatgtgtataataaaaatcttacatttatttccgttatctggtacctgtaacacaagttctttacgaatttagcacgggaccagttaacgcggcgtgattgttagtaactattcatttatttatttattattattattatttattattatatataccatTATAATCTTTTCTTTCCAAATGCCTGCTGCAAAGACTAttaatcagcagtccctcgatcttgctcgatatgatgcTCATTAAGAATAACGTGGGTACCCCAAAATGTATATTGCTAGAGCGCACGGGTATAACCAGCTGCCTATTTCATTCGGGAAGTATTCATGACCTGTGATTTAGACAAGATTTAGGCATTTATTGCGATTAAGTCTTCAACCGTATATCTATGATAATGGCGTTGAGAACATGATGTCTATGGTTTTTCTGCTATGATTATATTTCAAGTTCGATGTTCAAATTACTATTTCGAATAATTTCTCCAGACAGTATTTATTGTAACggcaaccaattttttttttttaaatacattaactGTCAATTCAATATTGAGTCAAACGTCATACATATTATACCTATGTTCGCTGTGGTTCGCTGTAggtgaattaaaattaattgaaactgaCCTCTCCTCCACGAGCCAGACGACCTTTGCATGCGTCCTAGTTCATAAAAAATCAATACTGTCTGGTTACCTAGCAACAGCCTAGGGAGGATTGTTCTCGATTGAGGAGAATTTAATACATATACCTACTCGTAATGTGCGCAAGTAcagttgagacatgaggtcgaatacTCAGTTTTAATGGTAGAATTGAACGGATTGCCTAAATTCATACTAAAAAGAACGTggcgatttaaaaataaatattcgttttagagaaaataatgtttttattgcatgttcatttttacacgctttatattagcttcacttgtatgtatgtttgtaactgactctgactcctttagacgcgattttgacccactttaaacggccagatttcattcaaattttgttgatttatcgaggaccgatgacaatacactaatttgataagattattccattattcaatttgcaaaataagatttttgccaatttatataatttttatctatagtcgataaggcagaAATTGATGTTacagtacttaatagttttaaaaatacgcttttatagaaaattttattaaaaaattaaaaataaatagtagttaaaaaaagtgtgggttgctttttaagatattattgaaataataattcttctactcatatctgtcagaaaaatatttataactaataacaccacgcaccccacgctttttttacaataaaatatatctatttttacactattttcaatttaaatttattaaaatttattttctattttttagttgaattttatataaagcgtagtttttttaaactattatattatttatttaaacgtaaatatatgaaaaatgtgTAGAAGTACaatttatatactatataatatattttctgatttgcaataaatagaaatcatggttttgtgatttattaaactaaaactaattttatttcaacattaaattataacatAAGTATCCAATGAACGTATTTAATAACATAAGAAATATCTTGAGACTGTGGCTCCATGTCTCAAAGTgtgcggagacatttacgtcGTCATGATTATGAGCTACAATAATCACTTAATAATATGCGATCCGTAAACATGCTGACTCGTCTACAGTAATAAGAAAATcgataacaacaacaaaaatacgtatgataataaattacaaacattCAATTCGAATATAATTCCAATTTAGAACGACCTTCATCGTGACCTACCCCACGAAATCGTCGGTCCAGAAAGTACCAGACACAACGCGACGTACGTATATATCTATACAATAGTACACAGCTGTGCACAAACAAACCTCTACAACAACAGCATTGTCAACAAATTTGTAAGAAAGAGACAGAACGATAAAATATTCCAGATAATTCTCGTAAGGTCGTTGACTCCGAAGCTGCCAGTCGATGCGCATGTATAAAACATACGGCCCGCAttccattttatttacattttgtttcaaagttaaaatttgaatctagttaaagttagaattttcaataacttttatatgcttactataatatactacttaattttgaaaattttccaAATCTAAATGTAAAAgtccaaaatatttttggcATTTATTCTTTTTTCGAATGGTTATCAGCCTACTAACTATTGAAGGAAACTCAATTTGATATCATGCATTTAAATCAAATGATTTATGACTTTAAGTCTTATGTTTTAGGtacacaattttcaatttttgtaaataaaattagttgCGGCCCATAACCATTTTCAGTTGATGCCCCTGCACGATCTGGTATATTCTACCCGATACTAGAGGGCgctgaaacaatataaatacgAATAACAAACCGTCAACGTCAGTTGAATTTCGATCCACAAGTGAgaatacaaacatacaaagTTATATCCAAGCGATTTTCGGGAGTAATCTTCAATAAAAAGCAAGAATGTCGTTGCTACCATATTTCTTCGATGATTTTGGCTCTAGACGCCCTCGCCGTCTGTTGGACCAGCATTTTGGCCTTGCCTTAACACCAGATGATCTTCTTAGTGTCGCTGCCGGGCCTTTGCTGAACAGGGAATACTACAGACCGTGGCGCCATCTCGCTGCAGCGGCTAGAGATGTTGGTTCCAGCATCAAAGTCGACAAGGATAAGTTCCAAGTGAATTTAGATGTGCAGCACTTCGCGCCAGAAGAGATCTCTGTGAAGACTGCCGACGGGTACATCGTAGTGGAAGGCAAGCACGAAGAGAAGAAAGACGAGCACGGGTATATTTCAAGGCAGTTCGTCCGACGTTACGCGCTGCCTGAAGGCGCGGCGCCTGAGACTGTGGAATCGCGACTGTCATCAGACGGGGTACTCACCATCACTGCGCCGAGGAAGGTGCCTGACGCCGTCAAGGGAGAGAGAAAGGTGCCCATCGCACAGACCGGTCCCGTTCGCAAGGAGATCAAGGATCAGAGTGAAGAAGCCAACGAGAAGGAAAAGTAGAAAGGTTTATGAAGAACTTCGTTTATTACAAAATGGCGGTGCCACGAGAGACTGATTCCAAATATTGTGTAGGTGTGCtataagttttatttgtaagctttgtgtataatttaaaaataaacttttaaaagaaaaaatcttcttttatttgctattatatttcctttttttggCTGTGCGAAGAAGTTAAGAGTCTAAGAACCGCAATTTGAATACCAAAGATTTGATATTATGAGACCAAACTGTTAGAGTTACCTATTTATGTAAGTCAATTTTAGAAGTTTTTACGCAAAAATGATACCCATTATCAGgtcttcatttttttataactgtgatagtaaactttaatttattaggTATCCACAATTCACTTTCATTGTCACAAGAATCTCAATTCCGTCGTAGGGAGACATTCAAAGTAATTAGTACCTACCTAGAACTTTGGCCTAGTATCTAGGGAGAGTTGCCCATTGTGGATCAGGAGTTGATTTCCCTATTTAAAATGTCAACAAAAAATTATCCTTGAAGTGCTACCAACCTTATATTCACAAAAGTATTGAATAGAAATAATCAGCTTATGCGAGATTCGGACTTTAGTGGTTTATGTCAAACGATTTAGGATATTGTAGGTTACAAATGAGACGGTAGACTTAAATGGTAATGGTTGGTAATAGGTTCATAGATAAACATGGTATTTAGAAGCTTTGAAATGCCAAGCTCTTTACCATTATAATATAAGAGTACACAGCGCTAAATCGCGTTGAAGTGAAATCGAAATCCATGTGCGGTTTCGGCTTGTTTATTAGCGCCAATGCCATAGCATAGGTACATGATCTAATAAGAATTGCTGATTATGTATTTACTACGCaattactacatagtataaaaaagtcgctttctctgtccctatacccctatgcttaaatctttaaaattacttaacggattttgatgcggtttcttTAATAgttagagtgattgaagaggaaggtttataatatgtataataacattaattaaatagtggagaaatcagtaataaattacagtttccgaagcgaaacgag
This genomic window contains:
- the Hsp20.4 gene encoding heat shock protein 20.4, with the translated sequence MSLLPYFFDDFGSRRPRRLLDQHFGLALTPDDLLSVAAGPLLNREYYRPWRHLAAAARDVGSSIKVDKDKFQVNLDVQHFAPEEISVKTADGYIVVEGKHEEKKDEHGYISRQFVRRYALPEGAAPETVESRLSSDGVLTITAPRKVPDAVKGERKVPIAQTGPVRKEIKDQSEEANEKEK
- the Hsp20.8 gene encoding heat shock protein hsp20.8, translating into MSLLPFVLGDWPRVRHNHWPSRLVDQDFGLALTPNDMLAAVACPVLSEDYFRPWRQLAAASRDLGSSIKADKDKFQVNLDVQHFSPEEISVKTADGYIVVEGKHEEKKDEHGYISRQFVRRYALPEGAAPETVESRLSSDGVLTITAPRKVPDAVKGERKVPIAQTGPVRKEIKDQSEGTQDAENK